CGGCCTGTACAACTACAACGCTTACGTTGGCACCGTGGCAGCTGGTTTCTCCGACCCTCTTGACGGCGCCGGCTTGGCATCTCTGACTGTAGGACTGCACGTCACGACTTGCCAGGCCAAGCCATCTCTTGGTACCAACCCGGCTTCACCTACTCAACCAAACCCGCCAGTTGTGACCACTGCCAACCCTGGCCAGGCTTGCATCAAGGGCACCGTCGCTGACGGACAGAGCCAAAATTACCTTGGCCTTTGCGAGTACACTTGCCACTACAACTACTGCCCTTCCGCTCAATGCAAGTGTACTGAGTACGGTTCAGCCGTATCACCTCCTGCCACTAATGGCCGTGAGGGCTGTCCCGCcagtggccttgatgatagTTACAAGGGACTTTGCAGCTACACCTGCAACCATGGATACTGCCCCGATACTACCTGCAGGTACTGTTGAGTTGAAAGGTATGGTGGCAGTTGACAATTGGCGATTTCGAAACTCAGCCTGACGAGACTGTGATATTCTACCCAAATAGAATCACGACACGTCCAGCGAATTCAAGTCAAATCTTCTAATCAATTGCCTTGATCATCCTCCAGGTAATGATTAGAGCCATTGTCTAGATAGCAGTGAATAAACTATCACTATGTACTTTCATACAATCTGTAAAGTGACCCTTTGCGACTCCTGAAATGCCTCAGCACCCTCCCTTGCTGAAAACTCAACCAGTCCCACTCTCTCATATGTCTTTGGCCAATCAACCTGACGCAATACAAGTCCAAACACTGATGGGTGAGAGAGGACATCATCACTCTCACCAACAAGTGCCATCTTCAGAAGCACAACCTCATCCCCCGAACTGATGTAATATCTTCCTGCAGAAAAGAACCCGTAGTCGGCGTGAAACCTTGGTTCGGATCCATCATCCAGAACAATCTCAGCTTTCAATTCGTGCTTCCTTGCCTCATACCACTCAGAATAACTAGTGCTCCGGGCTAGCGTCTCTGGGTCAGGAGGTTGATGTAAAGGACGATGAATTACTCGTCCCCTAATGCAACTTCCTTGAATGATAATAACACCGAATTCGCTGTCCCCAAAGTTTCCATCCGCAAGTGGTTCACCTGAAACACTCAAAATCTTCGCATACGTATCCTCGATCCTCTCGAACGATACAGCCTTTCCTCTCGCTCCTAGGCGGGTCCCCAAATGCTCATAGGTGATCCATGGCGCTTCCGCTGAGGCCCATGACCACGTCGGAGCTTTGTTTCCTTCGTTCCTCGGCTTCATTTGGTTCCCTGGCGGTCGAAAGGTCCTCCATAGCATGTCTCCAATCATGGAATCCTCCCACAGTCCTGCAAAATAGTTGGCATGTCGGTATCCCTGCATCTGCTTTGCGACGCCAGCGATAGCTGCAAACCTATCGCTTGTAAATGTGAGATCAAGTTTGCTATATTGTTCCACCATGTCTCTCCACACATCTTTCAACCTGTGTCTCTGAGTGTTGGTCATTGCTCGTGTATATTCGCCTTTATTCGACAATTCTGCGTCCAAGGCGTCGCTCATACCACACTCACATGCGGTGCAGGTGAGACACTCCCAGACCATTTCTCTCAGACCGAAGTGGAGAACGCGAGGCGACAACATTCTTTCTTGGAAAACCCATCCCCTGTGTAGTAGTGGCCAGCGACTCCCATGGTCCAACACTCGGCGGACAGAGAGAGAACCAAAACTGTCAGGGACATGAAGTCGGCGTCCGATGAACTCTGGCTCAGAGAGGCTGAAACATCCTCCTGAAGGCCGGGGAGACCAAGATGCGGAAATGGTAATGTATCCGTTAGAGTAGTATGACCCCATGCGCGCGGCTTCTTGAGCCCAATCGGCCTCATCGCCCTGAATAATACATAGCGAGTCGATCCAGAGAAGGTCCAGTCCAAGACGACGAGTGGTAAGAAGGGCATGTTGGAACGTCCGCGGTAAGGATTGTATCGGGATTGCATTTAGATGGGCCTCGTAGTTGGCAGATGTCGTACGGAGGAGACCAGATGAGCCTTGAGGGCCCCAGCAGTGACTGAGACAAGCATATCGACCAAAAGAGTTGTTCGTCTCGACGAGTTTGATGGTAGTCAAATGCGTG
This region of Fusarium keratoplasticum isolate Fu6.1 chromosome 7, whole genome shotgun sequence genomic DNA includes:
- a CDS encoding HET domain-containing protein produces the protein MDDGFVTSPNLADFLHLEDESIFYEEDLRPLCDDAAFRERLQELEQQGDDRSSASSDAWIIRCTIKDEISRSGKMATHDGSAMPTGIALPTGTIAVAPDGTVTQGHRPEHMSLTQSMLRDLVGLKNLRLSENRGADAHSCLLPSSSQGPSSTKPATCPTCACLQDVYGKTTLQELQESRDRCKSCRLVVQILEFYKYGLDGKNRVRIFAPLTKNETLRIWCHGDIARESEIPFMIEAFDLPGHRPLYPSIKPAADISGDTSSPEAFAKARYWLQHCVNDHKGCASNTNVRLPTRLVRIRRDPFTHLTTIKLVETNNSFGRYACLSHCWGPQGSSGLLRTTSANYEAHLNAIPIQSLPRTFQHALLTTRRLGLDLLWIDSLCIIQGDEADWAQEAARMGSYYSNGYITISASWSPRPSGGCFSLSEPEFIGRRLHVPDSFGSLSVRRVLDHGSRWPLLHRGWVFQERMLSPRVLHFGLREMVWECLTCTACECGMSDALDAELSNKGEYTRAMTNTQRHRLKDVWRDMVEQYSKLDLTFTSDRFAAIAGVAKQMQGYRHANYFAGLWEDSMIGDMLWRTFRPPGNQMKPRNEGNKAPTWSWASAEAPWITYEHLGTRLGARGKAVSFERIEDTYAKILSVSGEPLADGNFGDSEFGVIIIQGSCIRGRVIHRPLHQPPDPETLARSTSYSEWYEARKHELKAEIVLDDGSEPRFHADYGFFSAGRYYISSGDEVVLLKMALVGESDDVLSHPSVFGLVLRQVDWPKTYERVGLVEFSAREGAEAFQESQRVTLQIV